One Ancylobacter novellus DSM 506 genomic window, GATGGCTTTGACCACATCCGTGGTCTTGTCCATCACCAGCACGCCGGCTGTGCCGAAGCTCGACTTCACGGCGCGGCAGCCGTCGAAGTCCATGATCAGGTCGTCGCACTGGTCGGCGGGGATGATCGGGCAGGAGGCGCCGCCGGGGATGATGGCGAGCAGGTTATCCCAGCCGCCGCGCACGCCGCCACCATGCTTCTCGATCAGCTCCTTGAACGGGATGCCCATCGCCTCTTCGACGATGCAGGGCGTGTTCACATGGCCGGAGATGCCGAACAGCTTGGTGCCGACATTGTTCGCGCGGCCGATGCCGGCGAACCACGCCGCCCCGCGGCGCAGGATGGTCGGCGCCACCGCGATGGATTCGACGTTGTTGACCGTGGTGGGGCAGCCATAGAGGCCGACATTGGCCGGGAAAGGCGGCTTCAGGCGCGGCTGGCCCTTCTTGCCCTCCAGGCTCTCCAGCAGCGCGGTCTCCTCGCCGCAGATATAGGCGCCGGCGCCGTGGTGGACATAGATGTCGAAGTCCCAGCCATGGACGTTGTTCTTGCCGATCAGGCCCGCCTCATAGGCCTGGTCCACCGCCGCTTGCAGGTGCTCGCGCTCGACGATGAACTCGCCGCGCACATAGATGTAGGCGGCGTGTGCGCCCATGGCGAAGCCGGCGATTAGGCAGCCTTCGACCAGATGGTGCGGGTCGTGGCGCAGGATCTCGCGATCCTTGCAGGTGCCCGGCTCGGATTCGTCGGCGTTGACGACGAGGTAGTGCGGGCGCCCGTCATTGTTCTTGGGCATGAACGACCACTTGAGGCCGGTCGGGAAGCCGGCGCCGCCGCGCCCGCGCAGGCCCGAGGCCTTCATGTGCTCGATGATGAAGTCGCGGCCGGCGTCGAGCAGCAGCTTGGTGCCGTCCCACGAGCCGCGCTTGCGCGCGCCGTCCAGCCCCCAGTCGTGGTGGCCGTAGATGTTGGTGAAGATGCGATCCTTGTCGGCAAGCATGGTTCGCTCCTCAATCCGCCTTCTTCTCGCCACCCGGAGGCGGCGCGACCGGCTTCGCGGGCTTCTCGCTGTCGGCATTGCCGGCCGCTTCCACGGCCTTGGCCGGCGGCGGCGCGGCGGGAGCCGGGTCGCTCTTGGGCGGAGGCGGCGGAGCCGCAGCGGCAGCCGCCGGCGGCGGGGCGGCTGGGGTCGCCTCGGCATTGGCGCGGGCGGCGATCGCCTCGCGGGCCAACGCGAGGCCGGCGCCCTGCCCGACCATCGAGCCGTCGAACAGTTCCGGCGAGGTCAGCACGCGAAGGCCCGTGACCGGCTCGGAACTATGGCGCGCGATCTGCGGGCCGGCATCCGGCTTCTCGCCACGCTCGAAAGCGTCGAGAATCCGCTCGAGGTCCGCAGGCGTGAGGTCCTCGTAGACGTCCTTCCACACCTGGATCATCGGCGCGTTCACGCAGGTGCCGGCGCATTCCACCTCTTCCCAGGAGAAGTCGCCGTTCTCCGACAGGTGGAACTGCTCCTCGTGGATGCGGTGCTTGCACACGTCCATCAGCTCGCCGGCGCCGCGCAGCATGCAGGGCGTGGTGCCGCATACCTGGATGTGCGCCTTCTTGCCGACCGGGTTCAGCTGGAACTGCGTGTAGAAGGTCGCGATCTCGTAGACGCGGATGGGCGCCATGCCGAGCATGTCGCCGACATAGCGCATCGCCGGCTCGGACACCCAGCCGCCCGCCTGCTCCTGCGCACGCATGAGCAACGGGATCACCGCGCTGGCCTGCCGGCCCGCCGGATATTTCGCGATGGTCTTCTGCGCCCAGTCGAGGTTCTCGTCCGTGAACGCAAAGTTCTCGGGCTGAACCTCTCTTGGCGCAAGCCTACGGACAGACATGCCGTACCCTTCCGATCGAACCGCCGGCCTCCCGGCTCAGCGGTCCACTTCTCCGAACACGATGTCCAGCGATCCGAGGATCGCCGAGACGTCCGCGAGCATGTAGCCGCGGCAAAGGAAATCCATCGCCTGAAGATGCGCGAAGCCCGGTGCGCGGATCTTGCAGCGATAGGGTTTGTTGGTGCCGTCGGCGACGAGATAGACGCCGAACTCGCCCTTGGGCGCTTCCACCGCGGCGTAGACCTCGCCGGCGGGAACGTGGAAGCCTTCCGTATAGAGCTTGAAGTGGTGGATGAGCGCTTCCATCGAGCGCTTCATCTCGCCGCGCTTGGGCGGCACGATCTTGTTGTCGACGGCCGAGACGGGACCGGATTCCTTCAGGAGGCGGTCGCAGCACTGGCGCATGATCTTCGCCGACTGCCGCATCTCCTCCATGCGGATGCAGTACCGATCGTAATTGTCGCAGTTCTTGCCGATCGGGATGTCGAATTCGAGCTCGTCATAGCACTCGTAGGGCTGCGACTTGCGCAGGTCCCACGCCGCGCCCGAGCCGCGCACCATCACGCCGGAGAAGCCCCAGGCGAAGGCGTCTTCGAGCGAAACGATGCCGATGTCGACATTGCGCTGCTTGAAGATGCGGTTGTCGGTGAGCAGGCCTTCGAGGTCGTCCATGAACGGCCCGAAAGTGTCGCACCAGGCGGCGATGTCCTCGATCAGCGCGCGCGGCAGGTCCTGGTGGACGCCGCCCGGCCGGAAATACGCGGCGTGCATGCGCGAGCCGGAGGCGCGCTCATAGAACACCATGAGCTTCTCACGTTCCTCGAAGCCCCACAGCGGCGGCGTGAGCGCGCCGACGTCGAGCGCCTGCGTGGTCACGTTGAGCATGTGGGAGAGGATGCGGCCGATCTCGGAATAGAGCACGCGGATGAGCTGGCCGCGCTTGGGCACCTCGATGTCGAGCAGGCGCTCGATGCCGAGGCAGAAGGCGTGCTCCTGGTTCATCGGCGCGACATAGTCGAGCCGGTCGAAATAGGGCACGGCCTGGAGATAGGTCTTGGCCTCGATCAGCTTCTCGGTGCCGCGGTGGAGCAAGCCGATATGCGGATCGACGCGCTCGACGATTTCGCCGTCGAGCTCGAGGATCAGACGCAAAACGCCATGCGCCGCAGGGTGTTGCGGGCCGAAGTTGATCTGGAAGTTGCGGACGTTGGGATCGACCTTGGCGGGGATGTTCATCTTCTCGTCCTCGCCTCAGCCCGCCTTCGGGCCGGTGGCCTTCTCGTCGCCCGGGAGCACGTATTCCGGCCCCTCCCACGGCGACAGGAAGTCGAAGTTGCGGAACTCCTGCGCGAGCTTCACCGGCTCGTAGACCACGCGCTTGCGCTCGTCGTCGTAGCGCACCTCGACGAAGCCCGTGGTCGGGAAGTCCTTGCGCAGCGGATAGCCGTCGAAGCCGTAGTCGGTCAGGATCCGGCGCAGCTCGGGATGGCCCGAGAACATGATGCCGTACATGTCGAACGCCTCGCGTTCGAACCAGAAGGCGCCCGGGAAGACCGCGGTGGCGGAAGCGACCGGCGTGGTCTCGTCGGTCTCGACCTTCACGCGGATGCGCGCGTTCAGCGTCGGCGACAGCAGGTGGTAGACGACGTCGAAGCGCTTCTCGCGCTTCGGCCAGTCGACGCCGCAGACGTCGATGAAGCTGACGAACTTGCAGGACGGGTCGTCGCGCAGGAAGGTGAGCAGGCCGGTCACCTTCGCGGCGTCGGCGATCAAAGTGAGCTCGCCATAGGCGACCACCACCTCCTCGACGACATCCGGCAGGGCTTCCTTCACATGCGCGCCCAGCTCAGTCAGCGTCTCGTCCATTTCGCTTCGAACCCTCAGCGCTCGATCGTGCCGGTGCGGCGGATTTTCTTCTGCAGCAGCAGCACGCCGTACAGCAGGGCCTCCGCCGTGGGCGGGCAGCCGGGAATGTAGATGTCGACCGGCACGATGCGGTCGCAGCCGCGCACGACCGAATAGGAATAGTGGTAGTAGCCGCCGCCATTGGCGCAGCTGCCCATGGAGATGACGTAACGCGGCTCCGGCATCTGGTCGTAGACCTTGCGCAGGGCCGGGGCCATCTTGTTGGTCAGCGTGCCGGCGACGATCATGACGTCAGACTGGCGCGGCGACGCGCGCGGCGCGAAGCCGAAGCGCTCCACGTCGTAGCGCGGCATCGAGGTCTGCATCATCTCGACCGCGCAGCAGGCGAGGCCGAAGGTCATCCACATCAGCGAGCCGGTGCGGGCCCAGTTGATGAGCTCGTCGGTCGCGGTGACGAGGAAGCCCTTGTCGGCCAGCTCGGCATTCACCTCGACGAAGAACGGATCGGTGGTACCGACCGGCTTGCCGGTGTTCGGATCGATGATGCCGCGGGCCGCGGGGGCAACCAGCGGGCTATTCGCGCTCAATCCCATTCGAGCGCTCCCTTCTTCCACTCATAGACGAAGCCGACGGTCAGCACGGCGAGGAACACCATCATCGACCAGAAGCCGAAGCCGCCGAGCTCCCGGAAGGTAATCGCCCACGGAAACAGGAATGCGACTTCGAGATCGAAAATGATGAAGAGGATGGAGACCAGGTAGAAGCGGACGTCGAACTTCATGCGCGCGTCGTCGAACGCATTGAAGCCGCATTCATAGGCCGACATCTTCTCCGGATCGGGCCGGCTGAAGGCGACCAGGAACGGCGCGACGAGGAGAGCCAGGCCGATCACCGCCGAGATGCCGATAAAAATGACGACGGGCAGATAATCCTGCAGCAGGCTGCTCATGGATGGGATCCTCCCGTGCCAGCATACGTCATCGATCGTGCTATCGCAGTTGCGAAATATTCAAAGCACGCGGGCAGGCTTATCGCACCACCCTAGCCGAGGCAAGGGCATCTGAAGCCATTCAGGCATGTCTGGCATACAGAATTCACAGAGTGCAAGCGAGCCCTGCCCTTTCGGGAGCACGGAGCCCCGGCGCGACCCGAAATAGAGGCAATTGGCGGTATTTGGCGCATATTTTTTGGCGCCCCCGGCATCGACGAAAACGACCGCACGGGGCAGCCGGACGCCCCTGCGCGAGCGGATCATATTACCTCCGCTTGCAAGAACCCGGCCCGGTGCGGCGGTACGCCACTAGGCGTCCGGCGTCTTGAGGACGTCCTCGGCATCGAGCGCCACGGGTCCCTGCCCCGCGCCGAGCTTGCGCAGCGCTGCCGCCTCGATGCGGGAGCGGTACTGCTCGAAGCGGGCGAGCCGCTCGGCGCGGTCGGCGGCGGGGCGATTCTCCAGCCGGTCGAGCGCGTCCCAGCTCACCAGGCAATCGACGAGGTCGTGATCGCCCCGGAAGCGGAAGCGGACGGCCCGGCGCTCCAGCAGGTCGTCCGGCGGCATGGCGGAATGGTGCAGCATCGGCGCCTCCTTCTCTTCCGACAACGATCGGGAGCGAGGGAGGTTCAACCCGCCAACGTCGGGCGAGCCTCAGCGGCTGTCGTCCATGCGATCGCGGCAGTAGTAGCCGACGAGGCACTGGCTCTGGTCGGCCGTGCGAATCCAACGCGGCGTGGCGCTGTGCTCCGCGTCGCAATAGCCGGGGCCGGAGACCAGGCGCTGGAAGTCGCTTCCGGTGGCCATCACCACCTGCCCGCGCTCCTGCACCAGCGCGCTGGCGGCAGCGCAGGTCATGTCGAGGGAATTCGGCATGTCCTGCGCCAGGGCGGGCATGGCCGCCAGCACAAGTGGGAGGGACAACAGAGCCGTTCGCATGATCGCCTCGCCATCGCAGAGGGGCCGCGGCCCCGTTGACGGCGCGAAACTACGCCAGATCAGGCAGGGCCGCGAGATGGCGCAGGCGGCCGGCGCGAACAAAAGATCGGGATGTCAGGTGAAGCGGCAGACGCGTCGCGGCGCCGGACTCGATGTGCTGAAGCATCACTCCCCGACCGGCCCGGCGATCGCGCGGCATTTGCTGGCCGTGCCACGGACCACGCACTACAATCACACCAGTCCCGCTCGCAGGGTCCATCGACGGTTGGATGACGGTCGCCGATGCGGCAGGATCGCCTGCCGTTGCCGTGCCGCACGGAACCATCCTTGGTCTTGCACCTCGCCCCTGGAGGGATGATGCATCGAACTGCCTATGAGCATGGACGCCAGTTCTTCGAACTATATTGGCGGCCGGAGTTTTCGCAGATCATCGAGCTGGGCAGCCAGGATGTGAACGGCACGCTCCGCGACCATTGCCCGGCGGGAGCGACCTATGTCGGGATCGATATGGAGCCGGGAAAGGGCGTCGATCTCGTGGTCGGCGCCGGGGAGCCTTTGCCGATTGAGGCGGGCAGCGTCGACGTCGCGGTCACGAGCTCGGCCTTCGAGCACGACGTGTGCTTCTGGGAGACCTTCCTGGAGCTGGTCCGGGTGCTGAAGCCGGGCGGTCTGCTCTACGTCAACGCACCCGGCAACCACGCATTCCACCGCTATCCGGTCGACTGCTGGCGCTTCTATCCCGACGCCGGCCACGCCCTGGCCCTGTGGGCCACGCGGCGCGGCATGGAGGTCGAGCTGGTGGAATCCTTCGTCGCCGCCCCCGCGGCCGAGGGATGGGCCGATTTCATCGCGGTGTTCCGCAAGGCCGGCGGCCCGCCGCTGCAGCGCAAGGGACGTATCGCCGACCAGACGATGGCGGCGAACATCCACGACATCGCGCTCGCCGATCCGATGGCCGTGGAGAAGGAGAGCGGAGCCACATGGGACATGTTGGCAAACGCGGAGCTGGCTGAACGGCTGGAGCGAAGCAAGGCGGCTCTTGCATCTGCCGGCTCCGAGGTGGCAGAGATCAGAGCCGCTATCGACGCACTCGATCAGCGGGTCATCGAGATGGATACCGCACGGGCTCGGGCGGAAGGCGAGTTGGCGCGAGCAAACGGCGAGCTTGCCCAAATCAAGGGGAGCACCGCCTGGCGGGTTCTCGCGCCGGTCCTGCGATGGTTCGGCTAGCGGGGATCGCTGCAGGTTTTGTCCCGACCGTGCTCGGCACACGAGAGAACAAACGGCAGCCAAAAGTGTCACGGCGCCGGCCGGAAAAGTGTCGCGGATTTTGTAGAAGTCGACGCAAGTCATTGCGATGAATGGCGGGAGTGACGGGGCTCGAACCCGCGACCTCCGGCGTGACAGGCCGGCGCTCTAACCAACTGAGCTACACCCCCAACGACGGGCCGCAGCGGGCCGCGCGTCGAGTGCGGCGGGTGTTAAGGCAGCCCCCGCCGGGTGTCAAGCATGTCCAGCCGGCTTTCCAAGGCTTAACTCGCCAAGGCATAACTCACCAGGGCCCGACCTCAGCCAGGGAGCTGTGGACGCCGCTTGATGAGCAGCGCGTCGGCAAGCGCCATCGCCGCGATCAGCAGCGGCACGGAGAGGAAGGTGCCCGCCGGTCCCCACAGCCAGGTCCAGAACGCCATGGACAGGAAGACCGCGAAAGGATTGAGCGCCACCCGCCGGCCGATGATGAGCGGGGTGAGGAACTGGCCCTCTATGCTGGTGATCATCAGGAAGAACGCCGCCGGCAGCATTGCCTCGAGGATTCCGGGAAAGGTGACGATGCCGGCGACCGCCAGGATCAGCGTCATCACCGCCGGCCCGACATAGGGAACATAGTTCAGCACGCCGGCCGCCGCGCCCCAGAGCGGCGGGTTGGGCAGGCCGAGAGCCCAGGTCATCAGCGCGGTGGCGAGGCCGAGGCCGATATTGATGAAGGTCGCGGTGACGAGATAGGCGCCGAGACGGTCCTCGATCTCGCGGAACACGCGCAGCGCCGTCAGCCGCGCCGAGCGCGGCCCCATCACCTGCACCACGCGCCGCTTGATCTGCACCCGCCCCGCCAGGAAGAACAGCAGCGAGCCGATGAACAGGATGAACTCGCCGATCACCGGGGTCACCAGCGTCACCATGCTCTCCAGCATGCGCGAATTGGCGATCTCCACCGCCATGGGCGGCTCGGCGACGCGGCCAATGGACTGGATCGATTCGATCAGCGAGATGACGGTCTGCAGGCTCGGCTTGAGGGCGGCGAAGCGCTCCTGCAGGATGGCGCCGACTTCCGGCGCCCGGCCCATCCAGTCGGCCACCGGCCCCGCCAGCGCCACGGCCGCGCCGTAGAGCCCGGCGATGAGGCCCGCCACGATCAATAGCGAGGCGAGCGCGGTAGGCACGCCGCGCTTCGCCAGCCCCTCGATGGCGGGGCCGATGACGCTGCCGATGATGACCGCCGCGACGATCGGTATCAGCACCGCGCGAGCGACGAACATGGCGGCGGCGAGGGCGATGACGGCGGTGGCGATGATGGCGATCTGGGTGACGCGCTGCCACTGCCGGTCGCTGCGGTGCTCGGCCGGATCGATGCGGGCCGACCTCGGCTCGTCCGCCACCCGCTCCACCGTCTGGCCCGCCGTGCCCCGCCACATGTCCATGTCTATTGCCTCGCCCCGCCGCCATATCGCGTGAGGTGAGAACGTGCGCCGTCCACCGCGGTTCCCGGGCGCGCGGGCGGCTTCCATTGCATCGCGGCCGATTGGCGCTTATTCACGCACGGGCGTGGCCCTGACCGGCGCGCCGGCACCTTCACGGGGCCGGGGCGCCGACGAACACGGAGTACGGCCTTGGGCATTGCCCAGTCCCAGAAATCCCCCGCCGCCGGCACCACCCGCCGGGACGATCCGCTGCGCGAAAGCGTGCGCCGCACGCTGTCCATCGAGGCCGAGGGCCTCGCCGCGCTGGGCGCGCTGATCGACGGCGACCTCGGCGACGCTATCGAGCGCGCCACCCTGCTGATCGAGGGCGCGCGCGGGCGCGTCATCGTCACCGGCATGGGCAAGAGCGGCCATATCGGCCGCAAGATCGCCGCCACCCTCGCCTCCACCGGCACACCTGCCCTGTTCCTGCATGCCGCCGAGGCGAGCCATGGCGACCTCGGCATGGTGACGCCGGACGACGTGCTGCTCGCCATCTCCTGGTCCGGCGAGACGGCCGAGCTTAGCGACGTCGTGCATTACGCCCGCCGCTTCGCCGTGCCGCTGCTGGCCATGACCTCGAACGCCGAGAGCACGCTCGGGCGCGCCGCCGACGTCGGCATGGTGTTGCCGCGCGCCGAGGAGGCCTGCCCGAACGGCCTCGCGCCGACCACCTCGACCCTGCTGCAGCTCGCGCTCGGCGATGCGCTGGCGGTGCTGCTGCTGGAGCGGCGCGGTTTCTCCGCCTCCGATTTTCGCGTTTTCCATCCCGGCGGCAAGCTCGGCGCGCGCCTCCTCAAGGTCGCCGACCTCATGCACCAGGGCACGGAGATGCCGCTGGTACGGTTCGGCACGCCGATGAGTGACGTGCTGATCGAGATCACCGGCAAGCGCTTCGGCTGCTGCGGCGTGCTCGACGATTCCGGCCGGCTGGCGGGCATCGTCACCGATGGCGACCTGCGCCGGCACATGAGCGCCGACCTGCTGGCGCAGCCCGCCGAGGCGGTGATGACGCGCTCGCCGCTGGTGGTGCGGCCGGAGGATCTGGCGAGCGCCGCGCTCGGCCTGATGAACCGCCGCCCCGTCACCGTCGTCTTCGCGGTCGCCGAGGACGCGCCGGTCGGCATCCTGCACATCCACGACATATTGCGCGCCGGCGTGCTCTGACGCCGCGCATGCCACCTAAGGAATTTCCATGAGCGTCAGCGCCAACCCGATCGTCACCATTGGCGAGGCAAACTCCGCGCAGGTCAGCTTCGGCAATCACCTGCCGCTGGCGCTGATCGCCGGCCCCTGCCAGATGGAGAGCCGCGAGCACGCGCTCGAATGCGCCGCCGCGATCAAGGAGATCGCCCAGCGGCGCGGCGCCGGCGTGGTGTTCAAGACCTCCTTCGACAAGGCCAACCGCACCTCGATCAAGGGCCAGCGCGGCATGGGGCTGAAGGCGGCCCTGCCCGTCTTCGCCGAGATCCGCGAGAAGTACGGCATGCCGGTGCTGACCGACGTGCACGAGCACGAGCAGTGCGCGCCGGTCGCCGAGGTGGTGGACGTTCTCCAGATCCCCGCCTTCCTGTGCCGGCAGACCGACCTTCTCATCGCCGCCGCCGCGACGGGGCGCACGGTGAACGTGAAGAAGGGCCAGTTCCTCGCGCCGTGGGACATGAAGAACGTCGTCGCCAAGCTGACCGAGAGCGGCAATGCCAACGTGCTGGTGACCGAGCGCGGCGTCTCCTTCGGCTACAACACGCTGGTCACCGACATGCGCGCGCTGCCGATCATGGCGGAGACGACGGGCGCGCCGGTGATCTTCGACGCGACGCATTCGGTGCAGCAGCCGGGCGGCCAGGGCACCTCCTCCGGCGGCCAGCGCGAATTCGTGCCGGTGCTGGCGCGGGCGGCGGTGGCGGTCGGCGTCGCCGGCGTGTTCATCGAGACCCATCCCGATCCCGACAAGGCGCCCTCCGACGGCCCGAACATGGTGCCGCTCAATCAGTTCGAGGATCTGGTGGCCAAGCTCCAGGCTTTCGACCGTGTCGCCAAGGGCGGATCGAACTGAACTAGAGCGCCGCGACGGCCTTCCGCAGCACCGACGCGCCGCGCCAGAGCCGCCAGAGGCGAGCGAGCGGCGGCATCGCCGGTACGGCCTTGAACGGGTCGTGCGGCCGCCCCATGCGCCTGAGATCGCCCGGCACCAGCATCAGCGGCAGGAAGGCGGGCAGCTCGGCCGGATCGACGCCGGCGAGCGCGGCAAGCGCCGCCTCGTAATGGCGCCGCGCCAGCGCCCGCATGTCGGCGAGCGCCGCCTTCAGCGCCGGGCTGGCACGCCCCGACACCGCGTTGTCGCGGGTGAGCCCGTGCTTCTTCAACAGGTCGAGCGGCACGTAGCATTGCCCGCGCCGGGCGTGGATCGGGAAGGCGCGCAATAGGCCGGTGACCGCATAGGCGACGCCGGCATGGCCCGCCGCCTCGGCCGAATCGACGCCCTCGCCGTTCGACAGCACCAGCGTCGCCAGCCTTATCAGCGCCGAGGAGGTCTCGCCGGCATAGCCTTCGAGGTCGTTCACCGTCGGCATCGGGTCGTCATAAAGGTCGAAGATGCGTGCATCGAGCAACGCGAAGAAGGTCTCGCGCGGCAGGCGATGGGCGTGAATGGTGTCGAGCAGCGCCGCCGCCACGGGGTTTGCCCGCACGTCGCCGCGCGCGCCGCCGATCAGCGCCTCGCTCCACCATTGCAGCCGCACCTCGCCCGCCATGGGATTGGTGATCGCCTCGCGCACCCGCGCGATCTCGACATTGAAGGCGTGCAGCGCGAACAGCGCGCCCCGCTCGTCGGCCGGCGCGAACAGGTCGGCGATGTAGCGGTCGCGGTCGAGCTCGCGCACCAGCTCGGTGCAATGGGCGATGTCGGCGTAGTCCATGGCCAGAGTGTCCGTAGCGCCGGCTCAAGGCACCGCCAGCAGGGCGGCGGCGACGGCGCGGCCTTCCGCCAGCAGCACATTATAGGTCGAGGCCGCCGCCCTGGTGGGCATGGCGTCAGTAGCGATGCCGGCATCGTGCAGCCGCCAGCGCAGCGCGTCCGGGATCGGCCAGGGGTCCGCGCCGGTGCCGATCAGCAATAGCTCGATGGCCGCCGCTTCAGCAAAGACGGGCGCCAGCGCCTGTGCGTCGATCTCCGCCGGCACGCGCGGCGCCCAGGCATGAATGCCGGAGGGCAGCGCGAGGATTGACCCATCCGAGGCCATGCCGGCGAAGTGGAACGACCAGCGCCCATAGCCGTCTATGGGCACCTGGCGCGGCAGATGGGCGTCCTGTGTCGCCATTCGCTCGCCCTCAGGGCGTGATGCGCTCGGCCTTGGCGTTCGGTCCCGCCGCCTCGGCCTTCTCCGCCATGGTGCGGGTGGTGACGCCGAGATAGATCAGCAGCGGCGAGGCGATGAAGATCGAGGTGTAGGTGCCGACCAGCACCACGCCGAACATCATCGTCACCGAGAAGGAGTGGATCGCCCGCCCGCCGAACAGCACCAGCGCCAGCAACGCCAGGGTGACGGTCACATGGGTGATGACCGAGCGCGACAGCGTCGAGTTGATCGAGTGGTTGA contains:
- the nuoF gene encoding NADH-quinone oxidoreductase subunit NuoF, producing MLADKDRIFTNIYGHHDWGLDGARKRGSWDGTKLLLDAGRDFIIEHMKASGLRGRGGAGFPTGLKWSFMPKNNDGRPHYLVVNADESEPGTCKDREILRHDPHHLVEGCLIAGFAMGAHAAYIYVRGEFIVEREHLQAAVDQAYEAGLIGKNNVHGWDFDIYVHHGAGAYICGEETALLESLEGKKGQPRLKPPFPANVGLYGCPTTVNNVESIAVAPTILRRGAAWFAGIGRANNVGTKLFGISGHVNTPCIVEEAMGIPFKELIEKHGGGVRGGWDNLLAIIPGGASCPIIPADQCDDLIMDFDGCRAVKSSFGTAGVLVMDKTTDVVKAIARISYFFRHESCGQCTPCREGTGWMWRVLDRMVAGRAQKREIDLLLQVTTQVEGHTICALGDAAAWPVQGLIRHFRGEIERRIDQYAANPHSDPVPVPVAAE
- the nuoE gene encoding NADH-quinone oxidoreductase subunit NuoE codes for the protein MSVRRLAPREVQPENFAFTDENLDWAQKTIAKYPAGRQASAVIPLLMRAQEQAGGWVSEPAMRYVGDMLGMAPIRVYEIATFYTQFQLNPVGKKAHIQVCGTTPCMLRGAGELMDVCKHRIHEEQFHLSENGDFSWEEVECAGTCVNAPMIQVWKDVYEDLTPADLERILDAFERGEKPDAGPQIARHSSEPVTGLRVLTSPELFDGSMVGQGAGLALAREAIAARANAEATPAAPPPAAAAAAPPPPPKSDPAPAAPPPAKAVEAAGNADSEKPAKPVAPPPGGEKKAD
- a CDS encoding NADH-quinone oxidoreductase subunit D, whose product is MNIPAKVDPNVRNFQINFGPQHPAAHGVLRLILELDGEIVERVDPHIGLLHRGTEKLIEAKTYLQAVPYFDRLDYVAPMNQEHAFCLGIERLLDIEVPKRGQLIRVLYSEIGRILSHMLNVTTQALDVGALTPPLWGFEEREKLMVFYERASGSRMHAAYFRPGGVHQDLPRALIEDIAAWCDTFGPFMDDLEGLLTDNRIFKQRNVDIGIVSLEDAFAWGFSGVMVRGSGAAWDLRKSQPYECYDELEFDIPIGKNCDNYDRYCIRMEEMRQSAKIMRQCCDRLLKESGPVSAVDNKIVPPKRGEMKRSMEALIHHFKLYTEGFHVPAGEVYAAVEAPKGEFGVYLVADGTNKPYRCKIRAPGFAHLQAMDFLCRGYMLADVSAILGSLDIVFGEVDR
- a CDS encoding NADH-quinone oxidoreductase subunit C is translated as MDETLTELGAHVKEALPDVVEEVVVAYGELTLIADAAKVTGLLTFLRDDPSCKFVSFIDVCGVDWPKREKRFDVVYHLLSPTLNARIRVKVETDETTPVASATAVFPGAFWFEREAFDMYGIMFSGHPELRRILTDYGFDGYPLRKDFPTTGFVEVRYDDERKRVVYEPVKLAQEFRNFDFLSPWEGPEYVLPGDEKATGPKAG
- a CDS encoding NuoB/complex I 20 kDa subunit family protein codes for the protein MGLSANSPLVAPAARGIIDPNTGKPVGTTDPFFVEVNAELADKGFLVTATDELINWARTGSLMWMTFGLACCAVEMMQTSMPRYDVERFGFAPRASPRQSDVMIVAGTLTNKMAPALRKVYDQMPEPRYVISMGSCANGGGYYHYSYSVVRGCDRIVPVDIYIPGCPPTAEALLYGVLLLQKKIRRTGTIER
- a CDS encoding NADH-quinone oxidoreductase subunit A — protein: MSSLLQDYLPVVIFIGISAVIGLALLVAPFLVAFSRPDPEKMSAYECGFNAFDDARMKFDVRFYLVSILFIIFDLEVAFLFPWAITFRELGGFGFWSMMVFLAVLTVGFVYEWKKGALEWD
- a CDS encoding DUF1488 family protein gives rise to the protein MLHHSAMPPDDLLERRAVRFRFRGDHDLVDCLVSWDALDRLENRPAADRAERLARFEQYRSRIEAAALRKLGAGQGPVALDAEDVLKTPDA
- a CDS encoding methyltransferase domain-containing protein, with product MMHRTAYEHGRQFFELYWRPEFSQIIELGSQDVNGTLRDHCPAGATYVGIDMEPGKGVDLVVGAGEPLPIEAGSVDVAVTSSAFEHDVCFWETFLELVRVLKPGGLLYVNAPGNHAFHRYPVDCWRFYPDAGHALALWATRRGMEVELVESFVAAPAAEGWADFIAVFRKAGGPPLQRKGRIADQTMAANIHDIALADPMAVEKESGATWDMLANAELAERLERSKAALASAGSEVAEIRAAIDALDQRVIEMDTARARAEGELARANGELAQIKGSTAWRVLAPVLRWFG
- a CDS encoding AI-2E family transporter; translation: MDMWRGTAGQTVERVADEPRSARIDPAEHRSDRQWQRVTQIAIIATAVIALAAAMFVARAVLIPIVAAVIIGSVIGPAIEGLAKRGVPTALASLLIVAGLIAGLYGAAVALAGPVADWMGRAPEVGAILQERFAALKPSLQTVISLIESIQSIGRVAEPPMAVEIANSRMLESMVTLVTPVIGEFILFIGSLLFFLAGRVQIKRRVVQVMGPRSARLTALRVFREIEDRLGAYLVTATFINIGLGLATALMTWALGLPNPPLWGAAAGVLNYVPYVGPAVMTLILAVAGIVTFPGILEAMLPAAFFLMITSIEGQFLTPLIIGRRVALNPFAVFLSMAFWTWLWGPAGTFLSVPLLIAAMALADALLIKRRPQLPG
- a CDS encoding KpsF/GutQ family sugar-phosphate isomerase, encoding MGIAQSQKSPAAGTTRRDDPLRESVRRTLSIEAEGLAALGALIDGDLGDAIERATLLIEGARGRVIVTGMGKSGHIGRKIAATLASTGTPALFLHAAEASHGDLGMVTPDDVLLAISWSGETAELSDVVHYARRFAVPLLAMTSNAESTLGRAADVGMVLPRAEEACPNGLAPTTSTLLQLALGDALAVLLLERRGFSASDFRVFHPGGKLGARLLKVADLMHQGTEMPLVRFGTPMSDVLIEITGKRFGCCGVLDDSGRLAGIVTDGDLRRHMSADLLAQPAEAVMTRSPLVVRPEDLASAALGLMNRRPVTVVFAVAEDAPVGILHIHDILRAGVL
- the kdsA gene encoding 3-deoxy-8-phosphooctulonate synthase, whose translation is MSVSANPIVTIGEANSAQVSFGNHLPLALIAGPCQMESREHALECAAAIKEIAQRRGAGVVFKTSFDKANRTSIKGQRGMGLKAALPVFAEIREKYGMPVLTDVHEHEQCAPVAEVVDVLQIPAFLCRQTDLLIAAAATGRTVNVKKGQFLAPWDMKNVVAKLTESGNANVLVTERGVSFGYNTLVTDMRALPIMAETTGAPVIFDATHSVQQPGGQGTSSGGQREFVPVLARAAVAVGVAGVFIETHPDPDKAPSDGPNMVPLNQFEDLVAKLQAFDRVAKGGSN